One segment of Solanum lycopersicum chromosome 1, SLM_r2.1 DNA contains the following:
- the LOC543548 gene encoding dehydroquinate dehydratase/shikimate:NADP oxidoreductase isoform X1 has translation MELVVDSGVKKMEGEAMRKNQTLICAPIMADSVDQMLILMQKAKISGADLVEVRVDSLKSFNPRPDIDTLIKQCPLPTLFTYRPTWEGGQYAGDEKSRLDALRLAMELGADYIDVELKAIGEFNNALHGNKSAKCKLIVSSHNYESTPSAEDLGNLVARIQASGADIVKFATTAQDITDVARVFQITVHSQVRGVPIIAMVMGEKGLMSRILCPKFGGYLTFGTLEVGKVSAPGQPTVEDLLNLYNFRQLGPDTKIFGIIGKPVSHSKSPLLYNESFRSVGFNGVFMHLLVDDIANFFRTYSSLDFAGFSCTIPHKEAALDCCAEIDPTAKAIGAVNCIIRRPDGKLFGCNTDYIGAISAIEEGLQGSQPSISGSPLAGKLFVVIGAGGAGKAIAYGAKEKGARVVIANRTYERARELAIVVGAEALSLDELSNFHPENDMILANTTSIGMQPKVDDTPISKEALKHYSLVFDAVYTPKITRLLREAQESGAKIVTGVEMFIGQAYEQYERFTGLPAPKELFKNIMSTY, from the exons ATGGAGTTG GTTGTAGATTCTGGAGTGAAGAAGATGGAGGGTGAAGCAATGAGGAAGAATCAAACTCTAATTTGTGCACCAATTATGGCTGATTCAGTGGATCAAATGTTGATTCTTATGCAAAAGGCTAAAATTAGTGGGGCTGATCTTGTGGAGGTTCGAGTGGATAGCTTGAAAAGCTTTAATCCTCGCCCAGATATTGATACCCTGATCAAACAATGCCCTTTGCCTACTCTCTTCACTTACAG GCCCACTTGGGAAGGTGGTCAGTATGCTGGTGATGAAAAGAGTCGATTGGATGCACTTCGATTAGCGATGGAGTTGGGAGCTGATTACATTGATGTTGAGCTAAAG GCTATTGGCGAGTTCAACAATGCCCTACATGGAAATAAATCTGCAAAATGCAAACTTATTGTTTCTTCTCACAACTATGAAAGCACACCGTCAGCTGAGGATCTTGGCAATCTAGTAGCAAGAATACAGGCATCTGGAGCTGACATTGTGAAATTTGCTACAACTGCACAGGATATCACTGATGTTGCACGTGTTTTCCAAATTACTGTTCATTCTCAAGTAAGAGGC GTTCCAATAATAGCCATGGTCATGGGAGAGAAGGGTTTGATGTCTCGGATACTTTGTCCAAAATTTGGTGGATACCTCACGTTTGGTACTCTTGAAGTGGGAAAAGTTTCAGCTCCTGGGCAACCAACAGTCGAAGATCTtctgaatttatacaatttcaGACAGTTGGGACCAGATACCAAAATATTTGGCATTATTGGGAAGCCAGTTAGCCATAGCAAATCACCTTTATTATATAATGAATCCTTCAGATCAGTTGGGTTTAATGGTGTTTTCATGCATTTGCTGGTAGATGATATTGCAAACTTTTTCCGGACTTATTCATCATTAGATTTTGCTGGATTCAG CTGTACAATTCCTCACAAAGAAGCCGCTCTTGACTGCTGTGCTGAAATTGATCCTACTGCTAAG GCAATAGGGGCTGTCAATTGTATTATAAGGCGACCTGATGGGAAGTTATTTGGTTGTAATACAGACTATATCGGTGCTATTTCCGCCATTGAAGAAGGATTGCAAG GTTCACAACCTAGTATATCTGGGTCACCTTTGGCTGGTAAATTGTTTGTGGTCATTGGTGCTGGTGGCGCTGGAAAGGCGATTGCTTATGGCGCAAAGGAAAAGGGGGCTAGGGTGGTGATTGCTAATCGTACCTATG AACGAGCGCGAGAACTTGCTATTGTTGTTGGAGCTGAGGCCTTATCTCTTGACGAGCTTAGCAATTTCCATCCAGAAAATGATATGATTCTTGCAAATACCACCTCCATAGGCATGCAACCAAAGGTTGATGATACACCAATCTCTAAG GAAGCTTTGAAGCACTACTCACTTGTTTTCGATGCTGTTTATACACCCAAAATCACTAGACTCCTGCGAGAAGCTCAGGAGAGTGGAGCAAAAATTGTGACAGGAGTTGAAATGTTTATCGGGCAGGCATATGAACAATATGAAAGATTTACAGGATTGCCAG CTCCTAAGGAACTTTTCAAGAATATAATGTCTACATACTGA
- the LOC543548 gene encoding dehydroquinate dehydratase/shikimate:NADP oxidoreductase isoform 1 (isoform 1 is encoded by transcript variant 1), whose translation MELVVDSGVKKMEGEAMRKNQTLICAPIMADSVDQMLILMQKAKISGADLVEVRVDSLKSFNPRPDIDTLIKQCPLPTLFTYSYVLGVGQGILLIRYYKGIGPTWEGGQYAGDEKSRLDALRLAMELGADYIDVELKAIGEFNNALHGNKSAKCKLIVSSHNYESTPSAEDLGNLVARIQASGADIVKFATTAQDITDVARVFQITVHSQVPIIAMVMGEKGLMSRILCPKFGGYLTFGTLEVGKVSAPGQPTVEDLLNLYNFRQLGPDTKIFGIIGKPVSHSKSPLLYNESFRSVGFNGVFMHLLVDDIANFFRTYSSLDFAGFSCTIPHKEAALDCCAEIDPTAKAIGAVNCIIRRPDGKLFGCNTDYIGAISAIEEGLQGSQPSISGSPLAGKLFVVIGAGGAGKAIAYGAKEKGARVVIANRTYERARELAIVVGAEALSLDELSNFHPENDMILANTTSIGMQPKVDDTPISKEALKHYSLVFDAVYTPKITRLLREAQESGAKIVTGVEMFIGQAYEQYERFTGLPAPKELFKNIMSTY comes from the exons ATGGAGTTG GTTGTAGATTCTGGAGTGAAGAAGATGGAGGGTGAAGCAATGAGGAAGAATCAAACTCTAATTTGTGCACCAATTATGGCTGATTCAGTGGATCAAATGTTGATTCTTATGCAAAAGGCTAAAATTAGTGGGGCTGATCTTGTGGAGGTTCGAGTGGATAGCTTGAAAAGCTTTAATCCTCGCCCAGATATTGATACCCTGATCAAACAATGCCCTTTGCCTACTCTCTTCACTTACAG CTATGTTTTGGGCGTGGGGCAGGGGATACTGTTAATACGGTACTATAAAGGCATAGG GCCCACTTGGGAAGGTGGTCAGTATGCTGGTGATGAAAAGAGTCGATTGGATGCACTTCGATTAGCGATGGAGTTGGGAGCTGATTACATTGATGTTGAGCTAAAG GCTATTGGCGAGTTCAACAATGCCCTACATGGAAATAAATCTGCAAAATGCAAACTTATTGTTTCTTCTCACAACTATGAAAGCACACCGTCAGCTGAGGATCTTGGCAATCTAGTAGCAAGAATACAGGCATCTGGAGCTGACATTGTGAAATTTGCTACAACTGCACAGGATATCACTGATGTTGCACGTGTTTTCCAAATTACTGTTCATTCTCAA GTTCCAATAATAGCCATGGTCATGGGAGAGAAGGGTTTGATGTCTCGGATACTTTGTCCAAAATTTGGTGGATACCTCACGTTTGGTACTCTTGAAGTGGGAAAAGTTTCAGCTCCTGGGCAACCAACAGTCGAAGATCTtctgaatttatacaatttcaGACAGTTGGGACCAGATACCAAAATATTTGGCATTATTGGGAAGCCAGTTAGCCATAGCAAATCACCTTTATTATATAATGAATCCTTCAGATCAGTTGGGTTTAATGGTGTTTTCATGCATTTGCTGGTAGATGATATTGCAAACTTTTTCCGGACTTATTCATCATTAGATTTTGCTGGATTCAG CTGTACAATTCCTCACAAAGAAGCCGCTCTTGACTGCTGTGCTGAAATTGATCCTACTGCTAAG GCAATAGGGGCTGTCAATTGTATTATAAGGCGACCTGATGGGAAGTTATTTGGTTGTAATACAGACTATATCGGTGCTATTTCCGCCATTGAAGAAGGATTGCAAG GTTCACAACCTAGTATATCTGGGTCACCTTTGGCTGGTAAATTGTTTGTGGTCATTGGTGCTGGTGGCGCTGGAAAGGCGATTGCTTATGGCGCAAAGGAAAAGGGGGCTAGGGTGGTGATTGCTAATCGTACCTATG AACGAGCGCGAGAACTTGCTATTGTTGTTGGAGCTGAGGCCTTATCTCTTGACGAGCTTAGCAATTTCCATCCAGAAAATGATATGATTCTTGCAAATACCACCTCCATAGGCATGCAACCAAAGGTTGATGATACACCAATCTCTAAG GAAGCTTTGAAGCACTACTCACTTGTTTTCGATGCTGTTTATACACCCAAAATCACTAGACTCCTGCGAGAAGCTCAGGAGAGTGGAGCAAAAATTGTGACAGGAGTTGAAATGTTTATCGGGCAGGCATATGAACAATATGAAAGATTTACAGGATTGCCAG CTCCTAAGGAACTTTTCAAGAATATAATGTCTACATACTGA
- the LOC543548 gene encoding dehydroquinate dehydratase/shikimate:NADP oxidoreductase isoform 2 (isoform 2 is encoded by transcript variant 2) gives MELVVDSGVKKMEGEAMRKNQTLICAPIMADSVDQMLILMQKAKISGADLVEVRVDSLKSFNPRPDIDTLIKQCPLPTLFTYRPTWEGGQYAGDEKSRLDALRLAMELGADYIDVELKAIGEFNNALHGNKSAKCKLIVSSHNYESTPSAEDLGNLVARIQASGADIVKFATTAQDITDVARVFQITVHSQVPIIAMVMGEKGLMSRILCPKFGGYLTFGTLEVGKVSAPGQPTVEDLLNLYNFRQLGPDTKIFGIIGKPVSHSKSPLLYNESFRSVGFNGVFMHLLVDDIANFFRTYSSLDFAGFSCTIPHKEAALDCCAEIDPTAKAIGAVNCIIRRPDGKLFGCNTDYIGAISAIEEGLQGSQPSISGSPLAGKLFVVIGAGGAGKAIAYGAKEKGARVVIANRTYERARELAIVVGAEALSLDELSNFHPENDMILANTTSIGMQPKVDDTPISKEALKHYSLVFDAVYTPKITRLLREAQESGAKIVTGVEMFIGQAYEQYERFTGLPAPKELFKNIMSTY, from the exons ATGGAGTTG GTTGTAGATTCTGGAGTGAAGAAGATGGAGGGTGAAGCAATGAGGAAGAATCAAACTCTAATTTGTGCACCAATTATGGCTGATTCAGTGGATCAAATGTTGATTCTTATGCAAAAGGCTAAAATTAGTGGGGCTGATCTTGTGGAGGTTCGAGTGGATAGCTTGAAAAGCTTTAATCCTCGCCCAGATATTGATACCCTGATCAAACAATGCCCTTTGCCTACTCTCTTCACTTACAG GCCCACTTGGGAAGGTGGTCAGTATGCTGGTGATGAAAAGAGTCGATTGGATGCACTTCGATTAGCGATGGAGTTGGGAGCTGATTACATTGATGTTGAGCTAAAG GCTATTGGCGAGTTCAACAATGCCCTACATGGAAATAAATCTGCAAAATGCAAACTTATTGTTTCTTCTCACAACTATGAAAGCACACCGTCAGCTGAGGATCTTGGCAATCTAGTAGCAAGAATACAGGCATCTGGAGCTGACATTGTGAAATTTGCTACAACTGCACAGGATATCACTGATGTTGCACGTGTTTTCCAAATTACTGTTCATTCTCAA GTTCCAATAATAGCCATGGTCATGGGAGAGAAGGGTTTGATGTCTCGGATACTTTGTCCAAAATTTGGTGGATACCTCACGTTTGGTACTCTTGAAGTGGGAAAAGTTTCAGCTCCTGGGCAACCAACAGTCGAAGATCTtctgaatttatacaatttcaGACAGTTGGGACCAGATACCAAAATATTTGGCATTATTGGGAAGCCAGTTAGCCATAGCAAATCACCTTTATTATATAATGAATCCTTCAGATCAGTTGGGTTTAATGGTGTTTTCATGCATTTGCTGGTAGATGATATTGCAAACTTTTTCCGGACTTATTCATCATTAGATTTTGCTGGATTCAG CTGTACAATTCCTCACAAAGAAGCCGCTCTTGACTGCTGTGCTGAAATTGATCCTACTGCTAAG GCAATAGGGGCTGTCAATTGTATTATAAGGCGACCTGATGGGAAGTTATTTGGTTGTAATACAGACTATATCGGTGCTATTTCCGCCATTGAAGAAGGATTGCAAG GTTCACAACCTAGTATATCTGGGTCACCTTTGGCTGGTAAATTGTTTGTGGTCATTGGTGCTGGTGGCGCTGGAAAGGCGATTGCTTATGGCGCAAAGGAAAAGGGGGCTAGGGTGGTGATTGCTAATCGTACCTATG AACGAGCGCGAGAACTTGCTATTGTTGTTGGAGCTGAGGCCTTATCTCTTGACGAGCTTAGCAATTTCCATCCAGAAAATGATATGATTCTTGCAAATACCACCTCCATAGGCATGCAACCAAAGGTTGATGATACACCAATCTCTAAG GAAGCTTTGAAGCACTACTCACTTGTTTTCGATGCTGTTTATACACCCAAAATCACTAGACTCCTGCGAGAAGCTCAGGAGAGTGGAGCAAAAATTGTGACAGGAGTTGAAATGTTTATCGGGCAGGCATATGAACAATATGAAAGATTTACAGGATTGCCAG CTCCTAAGGAACTTTTCAAGAATATAATGTCTACATACTGA